GCGCGGGAGCCACTCGGCATCGCGGTCATGGGTCCGCGCGAGGTAGTAGACGATGGCGTGGCTGTCTCGCAGCACCAGCTCCCCCTCCACCAGCACCGGCACCTGCCCGAGCGGATTGAGCGCCAGGAAGTCGGGCCGTCGATGCTCGCCGGTGACCAGGCTCACCTCCTGCTCGCGGTACTCGAGCCCCAGCAAGGAGAGGAACAGGCGCACACGGTGCGTATTGCCGGACAGGGGAAAGCCATAGAGGATGCGAGACATGGAGCCTCGTGATTCGAGTGTGGTGGGACTGTGGAGTCACCACGCAGGCGCGGCAACCACCTCCGAGGTAGTTGCCACCCGCGTCGCCACCGCCCGGCGCCCGCGCCAGGAGCGGTGACCCATGGCCTCGAGTCCGCCAGCGCTGTCACGGGTCCCCTCCGGCTCGGCCTTCGCCGCGCAGCTCAAGCACTGGCGACGAGCGCGCGGCCTCTCCCAGCTCGAGCTGGCCCTACGGTCCAGCGTCTCCCAGAAACACATCAGCTACCTCGAGCTGGGACGGACCCGGCCCAGCCGCGACATGGTCCTGCTGCTCGCGCACGTGCTCGACCTGCCCCTGCACGAGCGCAACGTGCTGCTGGAGACGGCGGGCTTCACCGGGGTCTTCAGTCGGCCCACCCGGGACGACCCTTCGATGCGCTCCGTGGTCGAGGCCGTCGACGTCATGCTCGCCCACCTCGAACCCAATCCCGCGTTCGTGGTCGACGGCGCCTGGGACATCGTCCGCTTCAACGCGGGCATGCGACGGCTCACCACGGCGTTGGCCTTCGCCCCGGCGCCGCTCCAGCGGGCGGTGGGCGAGGCACGCGCGCGCAACATGATGCGCCAGCTCTTCCACCCCGCCGGCCTGCGCGGCCGCATGGTGAACTGGACGGAGGTCGCGCCCCTGATGCTCGCGCACCTGCA
The genomic region above belongs to Myxococcus stipitatus and contains:
- a CDS encoding helix-turn-helix domain-containing protein translates to MASSPPALSRVPSGSAFAAQLKHWRRARGLSQLELALRSSVSQKHISYLELGRTRPSRDMVLLLAHVLDLPLHERNVLLETAGFTGVFSRPTRDDPSMRSVVEAVDVMLAHLEPNPAFVVDGAWDIVRFNAGMRRLTTALAFAPAPLQRAVGEARARNMMRQLFHPAGLRGRMVNWTEVAPLMLAHLHRQHQSRPSEVLADLYAELLSYPDVSALAVPPPASTRLPPITTLEYAHGTFRIRLLSMCSTFGNPQDLTTDPLRIESFFPADDDARRRLGELADAEPRR